From a region of the Helianthus annuus cultivar XRQ/B chromosome 5, HanXRQr2.0-SUNRISE, whole genome shotgun sequence genome:
- the LOC110870317 gene encoding uncharacterized protein LOC110870317, translating into MLKVSPLKGVIQFGKKGKLKPRYIGPFEVTSKVGPVAYRLKLPEQLAGIHNTFHVSNLRKCLVDEAQQIPLEDVQVDEKLNFIEEPLQIEDRKVKKLHKKEIPLVKVKWNARHGPNFTWELENIMKDKYPHLFK; encoded by the coding sequence atgcttaaggtatcacctctgAAAGGAGTGATTCAGTTTGGAAAGAAGGGAAAGTTGAAACCCCGATACATTGGGCCTTTTGAAGTAACAAGCAAAGTAGGACCAGTGGCTTATCGGCTAAAACTTCCTGAACAGCTGGCAGgaatacataatactttccatgtatcaaatttaaGGAAGTGCCTAGTGGACGAAGCCCAACAAATACCCCTGGAAGACGTACAGGTTGACGAAAAACTCAACTTCATTGAAGAACCACTACAAATCGAAGATAGGAAGGTTAAAAAGTTACACAAGAAGGAAATCCcgttagtcaaagtcaagtggaacgcACGTCATGGACCCAACTTTACATGGGAACTAGAAAACATAATGAAAGATAAGTACCCTCATCTTTTTAAGTAa